From Hoplias malabaricus isolate fHopMal1 chromosome 11, fHopMal1.hap1, whole genome shotgun sequence, a single genomic window includes:
- the polr2i gene encoding DNA-directed RNA polymerase II subunit RPB9 — protein sequence MDVEGGVYEPGFVGIRFCQECNNMLYPKEDKENRILLYACRNCDYQQEADNSCIYVNKITHEVDELTQIIADVSQDPTLPRTEDHPCPKCGHKEAVFFQSHSMKAEDAMRLYYVCTAPHCGHRWTE from the exons ATGGACGTGGAAGGAGGAGTTTATGAGCCCGGTTTTGTGGGGATCCGATTTTGTCAGGAATG TAACAACATGTTATATCCCAAAGAAGACAAGGAGAACCGTATCCTATTGTATGCA TGCAGAAACTGTGATTATCAGCAGGAGGCAGACAACAGCTGCATTTACGTCAATAAAATCACACACGAAGTCGA TGAACTCACACAGATTATTGCAGATGTGTCTCAGGATCCAACTCTGCCTCGAACGGAAGATCATCCCTGTCCAAA GTGTGGCCACAAAGAGGCTGTGTTCTTCCAGTCCCATAGCATGAAAGCAGAG GATGCTATGAGGCTGTATTACGTATGCACAGCGCCACACTGTGGACACAGGTGGACAGAGTGA
- the snrpd2 gene encoding small nuclear ribonucleoprotein Sm D2 yields MSLLNKPKSEMTPEELQKREEEEFNTGPLSVLTQSVKNNTQVLINCRNNKKLLGRVKAFDRHCNMVLENVKEMWTEVPKSGKGKKKSKPVNKDRYISKMFLRGDSVIVVLRNPLITGK; encoded by the exons AT GAGTCTTTTGAACAAGCCCAAATCTGAGATGACACCAGAGGAGCTGCAGAAgcgagaggaggaggagttcaACACCGGACCTCTGTCTGTACTCACACAGTCGGTCAAAAACAACACCCAAGTTCTTATCAACTGCAGAAACAACAAGAAACTGCTTGGCAGGGTCAAGGCTTTCGACAG ACATTGCAATATGGTCCTGGAGAATGTGAAGGAGATGTGGACAGAGGTTCCCAAGAGCGGTAAaggcaaaaagaagtcaaaacCAGTCAATAAGGATCGCTACATCTCCAAGATGTTCCTGAGAGGAGATTCAGTGATTGTTGTTCTGAGAAATCCTTTAATCACTGGGAAATAA